One region of Ptiloglossa arizonensis isolate GNS036 chromosome 8, iyPtiAriz1_principal, whole genome shotgun sequence genomic DNA includes:
- the LOC143150572 gene encoding uncharacterized protein LOC143150572: MKRELRSLCLLVFVSTGITVIMEPTGDPVLTAENSATFGEAFGSCLSRKELGTLECINSGAMSALQSLNNNDDLDFGEVHLERAEGYGRELLDWDYNPKDFGNIVKAATRLMERRSLRWSLDNLYPGLQLRAGPMLNGNGILEFVLNERSSVFGDRQSGTGRQMMRHLLLPFLLGFKFNLASLIPLLFGVLLLVTKKALLLTKVALFVSGLLGWNSLFSSAATSYPGGGFNGFHDFNGFQTYSQETPAGGFPYYEHQHFQHRPYRGYQSGDLGPYSQHVIREVVDVYDKTEEGKNKRSGKNFVWVKGS, encoded by the exons ATGAAACGAGAACTACGCAGCTTGTGCCTGCTGGTATTTGTCTCCACGGGGATCACTGTGATCATGGAACCAACAGGTGATCCTGTCCTCACCGCCGAGAATTCGGCTACTTTTGGCGAAGCGTTCGGGTCTTGTCTGTCCAGAAAGGAGCTAGGCACGTTAGAATGCATAAACAGTGGCGCTATGAGCGCTCTCCAATCCCTGAACAACAATGATGACCTAGACTTCGGCGAGGTACACTTGGAGAGAGCAGAGGGTTACGGTAGAGAGCTCCTGGACTGGGACTACAATCCAAAGGATTTCGGGAACATCGTGAAAGCAGCGACCAGGTTAATGGAACGCAGAAGCCTCAGATGGAGTCTGGATAACTTGTACCCGGGGCTGCAGCTGCGCGCTGGACCGATGTTGAATGGAAACGGGATTCTGGAGTTTGTGCTGAACGAGAGGTCGTCGGTCTTCGGTGACAGGCAATCTGGAACAG GAAGACAAATGATGAGGCACCTGCTGCTACCCTTCCTCCTAGGGTTCAAGTTCAATCTGGCATCTCTGATTCCATTGTTGTTCGGGGTCTTGCTCTTGGTCACGAAGAAAGCATTGTTGCTGACAAAGGTAGCTCTGTTCGTCAGTGGTCTGCTAGGATGGAACTCATTGTTCTCCAGTGCTGCAACATCCTATCCAGGAGGCGGTTTTAACGGGTTCCATGACTTCAATGGGTTCCAAACGTACAGTCAGGAGACACCGGCAGGTGGATTCCCTTATTACGAACATCAACATTTCCAACACAGACCCTACAGAGGATACCAAAGTGGAGACCTTGGCCCTTACAGTCAACACGTGATCAGAGAGGTGGTCGATGTGTACGATAAGACCGAggaagggaaaaataaacgaagtggAAAGAATTTTGTCTGGGTCAAAGGCAGCTGA